The Daucus carota subsp. sativus chromosome 9, DH1 v3.0, whole genome shotgun sequence genome window below encodes:
- the LOC108200608 gene encoding pentatricopeptide repeat-containing protein At3g56030, mitochondrial, translating to MLNPHKALKFPSLLRRALSLSFSTQTPTTAHHYDDLINAAGRSGDFSAVRRLLTNRWRDGFFNTKFTFNFITSDLAALEETLQTLKSLARGFAKKGAYDSLIARLSKLDHTRHALRVAKIMAAENVGINAVSFHPILNYVSRKNADEAMGVLEMMREIKVWPDVTSYNYVLTAYCCDGKLEEAVKLVDEMDENGVVYDSRTYDALVLGACKVKRVDGGLVLLRRMVDEGVPALYSTHIHVINELLKMGYYGQAVEFVLIYAGRDKAMDHECFGVLARRLISLKRFDDAKLVLEEMRSRGLEIGGKLSEAVEIWDGNLGTN from the coding sequence ATGTTAAACCCCCACAAAGCCCTGAAATTTCCATCACTCCTCCGCCGCGCACTCTCACTCTCTTTCTCCACTCAAACCCCCACAACTGCTCACCACTACGACGACCTTATCAATGCCGCCGGTCGCTCAGGCGACTTTTCCGCTGTCCGCCGCCTCCTCACCAATCGCTGGCGCGACGGCTTCTTCAACACCAAGTTCACATTCAACTTCATCACCTCCGATCTCGCAGCACTCGAGGAGACTTTACAAACCCTTAAATCTCTCGCAAGAGGGTTCGCGAAGAAAGGCGCGTACGACTCTTTGATCGCTCGGCTGTCGAAGTTGGACCACACGCGCCACGCCCTGCGAGTGGCCAAAATCATGGCCGCTGAAAATGTCGGGATCAATGCCGTCTCGTTCCACCCCATTTTGAACTATGTATCCAGGAAGAACGCTGATGAGGCTATGGGGGTGTTGGAAATGATGAGGGAAATTAAGGTTTGGCCCGACGTGACGTCATATAATTATGTGCTGACAGCTTATTGTTGTGATGGGAAGTTAGAGGAGGCAGTAAAATTGGTTGATGAAATGGATGAGAATGGGGTTGTTTATGATTCCAGAACTTACGACGCGCTGGTGTTGGGTGCGTGCAAGGTGAAGAGAGTGGATGGGGGTTTAGTATTGTTGAGAAGAATGGTGGATGAGGGAGTGCCAGCATTGTATTCCACACACATTCATGTTATAAATGAATTGTTGAAGATGGGGTATTATGGACAGGCGGTGGAGTTTGTTTTGATTTATGCTGGGAGGGATAAGGCTATGGATCATGAGTGTTTCGGGGTTTTGGCGAGGCGGTTGATTAGTTTGAAGAGGTTTGATGATGCTAAGTTGGTTTTGGAGGAAATGAGGAGTCGGGGTTTGGAAATCGGGGGGAAATTGTCGGAGGCAGTTGAGATATGGGATGGTAATTTGGGAACCAATTAA